A part of Gemmatimonas groenlandica genomic DNA contains:
- a CDS encoding YdeI/OmpD-associated family protein — protein MSSRDPRIDAYIAKSAPFAQPILEHIREIVHEACPEVEETMKWSFPHFDYHGMMCSTASFKAHCALNFWLGRQVLGEEMTDEAMGQFGRITSIKDLPNKTTLKKYIKKAMALNDAGVKLARPAAKKGAAPKPVVVPPELAKALARDKAAKAAFDAFSPSHRREYCEWIAEAKRDETKAKRVEQAIEMLAEGKARNWKYGA, from the coding sequence ATGAGTTCACGCGATCCCCGCATCGATGCATACATCGCGAAGTCGGCGCCTTTTGCCCAGCCGATTCTCGAACACATTCGCGAGATCGTACACGAGGCGTGTCCCGAGGTGGAGGAAACGATGAAGTGGAGTTTCCCGCACTTCGATTACCATGGCATGATGTGCAGCACGGCGTCGTTCAAGGCGCACTGTGCACTCAACTTCTGGCTCGGTCGTCAGGTGCTGGGCGAGGAGATGACCGACGAGGCGATGGGGCAGTTCGGGCGAATCACGAGCATCAAGGATCTGCCGAACAAGACGACGCTCAAGAAGTACATCAAAAAGGCGATGGCGCTCAATGACGCCGGCGTGAAGCTCGCGCGACCCGCCGCGAAGAAGGGCGCTGCGCCCAAGCCGGTGGTCGTGCCGCCAGAGCTGGCGAAGGCACTGGCTCGTGATAAAGCGGCCAAGGCGGCTTTCGACGCGTTCAGCCCCTCGCACCGCCGCGAGTACTGCGAGTGGATCGCCGAAGCGAAACGCGACGAAACGAAAGCCAAGCGCGTGGAGCAGGCGATCGAGATGCTGGCCGAGGGCAAAGCGCGGAACTGGAAATACGGCGCGTAG
- a CDS encoding acyl-CoA thioesterase, which produces MSVVKELLSLLELEKLEVNIYRGQNRDLGTGRVFGGQVFAQALVAARRTVDEPREAHSVHGYFLRAGDLKAPIVFFVDRPRDGGSFTSRRVTAIQHGEAIFHLSASFHVHIDGLEHQSEMPEVPPPEDLMPELDQIRERAEVLPPELRTVLTQDRPIDFRSFTSHVPGTDESRGAKRFVWFRVIDTLPDDAITHQAILAYASDYGFLPTALLPHQVSYRDPRLQLASLDHTIWMHRPFRADEWLLYSMDSTAAAGARGFVRGEIFTQDGTLVASVAQEGLIRLRDH; this is translated from the coding sequence ATGAGCGTCGTCAAAGAACTGCTGTCGTTACTCGAGCTCGAGAAACTCGAGGTCAACATCTATCGCGGCCAGAACCGCGATCTCGGCACTGGCCGTGTGTTTGGCGGACAGGTCTTCGCGCAGGCGCTGGTGGCCGCACGACGCACCGTGGATGAGCCGCGCGAGGCGCACTCGGTGCATGGCTACTTTCTGCGCGCCGGCGATCTCAAGGCCCCCATCGTGTTCTTTGTAGATCGCCCTCGGGACGGTGGCAGCTTTACCAGCCGTCGGGTCACGGCGATTCAGCATGGCGAGGCCATCTTTCATTTGTCGGCCTCGTTCCACGTGCACATCGACGGGCTCGAGCATCAGAGCGAAATGCCCGAGGTACCGCCGCCCGAAGATCTGATGCCGGAACTCGACCAGATTCGCGAGCGCGCCGAGGTGCTGCCGCCAGAGCTGCGCACGGTGCTCACGCAGGATCGTCCGATCGACTTCCGCTCGTTCACGTCACATGTACCGGGCACCGACGAATCGCGCGGAGCGAAGCGCTTCGTGTGGTTCCGAGTGATCGATACGCTCCCCGACGACGCGATCACGCATCAGGCGATTCTCGCGTACGCGTCGGACTACGGCTTTCTGCCAACGGCGCTGTTGCCGCATCAGGTGTCGTATCGCGACCCGCGGCTCCAGCTCGCCTCGCTGGACCATACGATCTGGATGCACCGCCCGTTCCGGGCCGACGAGTGGTTGCTGTACAGCATGGACAGCACAGCGGCCGCTGGCGCGCGCGGCTTCGTGCGCGGCGAGATTTTCACGCAGGATGGTACGCTGGTGGCGTCGGTGGCACAGGAAGGGCTGATCAGGCTCCGCGATCACTGA